From one Lycium ferocissimum isolate CSIRO_LF1 chromosome 7, AGI_CSIRO_Lferr_CH_V1, whole genome shotgun sequence genomic stretch:
- the LOC132063213 gene encoding agamous-like MADS-box protein AGL15 isoform X2 has product MGRGKIDIKLIENVNNRQVTFSKRRAGLLKKASELSVLCDSEVAVIIFSSTGKLFEFSSTSMKQTLSRYQRCVASTETSAVEKKSEVEDLHLPQPQQQTHVLKQEQKEVDSLKDELSKLKIKQLRLLGKDLNGMGLNELRLLEHQLNEGLLAIKERKEELLIQQLEYSRRQEERSALECETLRRQVEELHGLFPISASLPPPYLEYHHPLEKKYPILKESEESLDSDTACVDGVDNEDSNTTLQLGLPTIGRKRKKTEQESPSSNSENQVGSK; this is encoded by the exons ATGGGTAGAGGaaaaattgacataaaattGATTGAGAATGTAAATAATAGACAAGTCACATTTTCCAAAAGGAGGgctgggttgttgaagaaagcAAGCGAGCTTTCTGTTCTTTGTGATTCAGAAGTTGCTGTTATTATTTTCTCAAGTACTGGCAAACTTTTTGAGTTTTCTAGTACTAG CATGAAACAGACACTTTCGAGATACCAAAGATGTGTAGCCTCAACAGAGACTTCTGCTGTAGAAAAGAAGTCAGAGGTAGAAGATCTTCATCTG CCACAGCCGCAGCAGCAGACACATGTGCTGAAGCAGGAACAGAAAGAGGTGGACAGTCTTAAAGACGAACTTTCAAAGCTGAAGATAAAACAGCT GCGGTTGTTAGGTAAGGACCTTAATGGTATGGGTTTGAATGAACTACGGCTGCTTGAACATCAACTAAATGAAGGACTATTAGCCATAAAGGAGAGAAAG GAGGAATTGCTGATACAGCAACTAGAGTATTCAAGGAGACAG GAGGAGAGGTCCGCGCTGGAGTGTGAGACCTTACGCAGACAGG TAGAAGAGCTCCATGGGTTATTTCCTATAAGTGCTAGTTTACCGCCACCTTATCTTGAATACCATCATCCATTGGAAAAGAAGTATCCAATTTTAAAAGAGAGTGAGGAGAGTCTGGACTCGGACACAGCATGTGTAGATGGAGTAGACAATGAAGATTCCAACACAACCTTGCAATTggg GCTTCCCACTATTGGTCGAAAGCGAAAGAAAACTGAGCAGGAATCTCCTTCAAGCAATTCAGAGAATCAAGTTGGCTCAAAGTGA
- the LOC132063212 gene encoding serine carboxypeptidase-like 40 produces the protein METFKSNTSLLLLVTLFLSTIVSQINGGGIKTQSEALSQLYKAKLKQNSNIDRSHFDANLDDLQYLHTASKKTVVSQEGLKENDKIQKLPGQPPVKFEQYGGYVTVDESAGRAFYYYFVEAQHSKESLPLLLWLNGGPGCSSLAYGAFQELGPFRVNSDGKTLHKNNFAWNHAANVLFVESPAGVGFSYSNTSTDVKVGGDRKTANDNYRFLINWLEKFPEYKDRDFYISGESYAGHYVPQLAHTILYHNKKAKKNIINLKGILIGNAVINDETDTRGMYEYFASHALISDEVEAEIQKECKFTVPESEESDKCQVALGIAEYGTHPLDIYAIYAPHCHNSNLTSHPKKPSLVIDPCSDDYTTAYMNRPDVQKALHANVTNIKYATWQPCSDILTNWTDSPSTVIPLLREFMANDIRVWIFSGDTDGRVPVTSTKKSIKIMNLPTKTPWHPWFLNEEVGGYTQVYKGDMTFVTVRGAGHQVPAYEAARALSLIMHFLAGTDLPDLKRYNY, from the exons ATGGAGACATTCAAGTCCAAcacttctcttcttttattGGTCACACTCTTCCTTTCAACCATTGTGTCTCAAATCAATGGAGGGGGTATCAAGACACAAAGTGAAGCCCTTAGCCAACTTTACAAGGCTAAGTTGAAACAAAATTCCAACATTGACAGAAGCCATTTTGATGCAAATCTTGATGATCTCCAATATCTTCATACTGCTTCTAAAAAAACTGTGGTTTCTCAAGAGGGTTTGAAAGAGAATGACAAAATTCAGAAACTTCCGGGGCAACCTCCAGTGAAGTTTGAGCAGTATGGTGGATATGTTACAGTTGATGAATCCGCTGGAAGAGctttctattattattttgttgaagCTCAACATTCTAAGGAATCTTTACCCCTTCTTCTTTGGCTTAACGGAG gTCCAGGATGTTCTTCTCTTGCATATGGTGCGTTTCAAGAACTTGGACCATTTAGAGTAAATAGTGATGGAAAAACACTTcacaaaaataatttcgcaTGGAACCATG CTGCCAATGTGTTGTTCGTGGAGTCTCCGGCGGGAGTAGGATTTTCATACTCTAACACTTCCACTGATGTTAAAGTTGGAGGAGATAGAAAAACAGCTAATGATAATTACCGGTTCTTAATAAATTGGCTCGAAAAATTTCCAGAATACAAGGATAGAGATTTTTACATATCTGGAGAGAGTTATGCAGGGCATTATGTACCTCAATTGGCACATACAATTTTATATCACAACAAGAAGGCCAAAAAGAATATCATTAATCTTAAAGGAATCTTG ATTGGTAATGCAGTGATTAATGATGAGACAGATACAAGAGGAATGTACGAGTATTTTGCAAGTCATGCCCTAATTTCTGATGAAGTTGAAGCTGAAATCCAGAAGGAATGCAAGTTCACAGTCCCAGAGAGTGAAGAATCAGATAAGTGCCAGGTGGCATTAGGTATTGCAGAATATGGTACTCACCCCCTTGATATCTACGCCATATATGCTCCACACTGCCACAATTCCAACCTCACTTCCCATCCCAAGAAGCCTTCT TTAGTGATCGATCCATGCAGTGACGACTACACAACTGCCTACATGAATAGGCCTGATGTTCAGAAGGCTCTCCATGCCAATGTTACCAACATTAAATATGCTACTTGGCAGCCTTGCAg TGACATCCTAACAAATTGGACAGACAGCCCATCAACCGTAATTCCTCTTCTCAGAGAGTTTATGGCAAATGATATTCGAGTGTGGATATTCAG CGGTGACACTGATGGAAGGGTGCCTGTTACTTCAACCAAGAAATCTATTAAGATAATGAATCTTCCTACCAAAACTCCGTGGCATCCCTGGTTCCTCAATGAAGAG gTTGGTGGATATACACAAGTATATAAAGGAGACATGACATTTGTTACGGTGAGAGGGGCAGGACATCAAGTACCAGCCTATGAGGCAGCTAGAGCCCTTTCACTAATCATGCATTTTCTTGCTGGAACTGACCTCCCCGATCTAAAACGATACAATTATTAA
- the LOC132063213 gene encoding agamous-like MADS-box protein AGL15 isoform X3 yields MGRGKIDIKLIENVNNRQVTFSKRRAGLLKKASELSVLCDSEVAVIIFSSTGKLFEFSSTSMKQTLSRYQRCVASTETSAVEKKSEDNEQPQPQQQTHVLKQEQKEVDSLKDELSKLKIKQLRLLGKDLNGMGLNELRLLEHQLNEGLLAIKERKEELLIQQLEYSRRQEERSALECETLRRQVEELHGLFPISASLPPPYLEYHHPLEKKYPILKESEESLDSDTACVDGVDNEDSNTTLQLGLPTIGRKRKKTEQESPSSNSENQVGSK; encoded by the exons ATGGGTAGAGGaaaaattgacataaaattGATTGAGAATGTAAATAATAGACAAGTCACATTTTCCAAAAGGAGGgctgggttgttgaagaaagcAAGCGAGCTTTCTGTTCTTTGTGATTCAGAAGTTGCTGTTATTATTTTCTCAAGTACTGGCAAACTTTTTGAGTTTTCTAGTACTAG CATGAAACAGACACTTTCGAGATACCAAAGATGTGTAGCCTCAACAGAGACTTCTGCTGTAGAAAAGAAGTCAGAG GACAATGAGCAGCCACAGCCGCAGCAGCAGACACATGTGCTGAAGCAGGAACAGAAAGAGGTGGACAGTCTTAAAGACGAACTTTCAAAGCTGAAGATAAAACAGCT GCGGTTGTTAGGTAAGGACCTTAATGGTATGGGTTTGAATGAACTACGGCTGCTTGAACATCAACTAAATGAAGGACTATTAGCCATAAAGGAGAGAAAG GAGGAATTGCTGATACAGCAACTAGAGTATTCAAGGAGACAG GAGGAGAGGTCCGCGCTGGAGTGTGAGACCTTACGCAGACAGG TAGAAGAGCTCCATGGGTTATTTCCTATAAGTGCTAGTTTACCGCCACCTTATCTTGAATACCATCATCCATTGGAAAAGAAGTATCCAATTTTAAAAGAGAGTGAGGAGAGTCTGGACTCGGACACAGCATGTGTAGATGGAGTAGACAATGAAGATTCCAACACAACCTTGCAATTggg GCTTCCCACTATTGGTCGAAAGCGAAAGAAAACTGAGCAGGAATCTCCTTCAAGCAATTCAGAGAATCAAGTTGGCTCAAAGTGA
- the LOC132063213 gene encoding agamous-like MADS-box protein AGL15 isoform X1, which produces MGRGKIDIKLIENVNNRQVTFSKRRAGLLKKASELSVLCDSEVAVIIFSSTGKLFEFSSTSMKQTLSRYQRCVASTETSAVEKKSEVEDLHLDNEQPQPQQQTHVLKQEQKEVDSLKDELSKLKIKQLRLLGKDLNGMGLNELRLLEHQLNEGLLAIKERKEELLIQQLEYSRRQEERSALECETLRRQVEELHGLFPISASLPPPYLEYHHPLEKKYPILKESEESLDSDTACVDGVDNEDSNTTLQLGLPTIGRKRKKTEQESPSSNSENQVGSK; this is translated from the exons ATGGGTAGAGGaaaaattgacataaaattGATTGAGAATGTAAATAATAGACAAGTCACATTTTCCAAAAGGAGGgctgggttgttgaagaaagcAAGCGAGCTTTCTGTTCTTTGTGATTCAGAAGTTGCTGTTATTATTTTCTCAAGTACTGGCAAACTTTTTGAGTTTTCTAGTACTAG CATGAAACAGACACTTTCGAGATACCAAAGATGTGTAGCCTCAACAGAGACTTCTGCTGTAGAAAAGAAGTCAGAGGTAGAAGATCTTCATCTG GACAATGAGCAGCCACAGCCGCAGCAGCAGACACATGTGCTGAAGCAGGAACAGAAAGAGGTGGACAGTCTTAAAGACGAACTTTCAAAGCTGAAGATAAAACAGCT GCGGTTGTTAGGTAAGGACCTTAATGGTATGGGTTTGAATGAACTACGGCTGCTTGAACATCAACTAAATGAAGGACTATTAGCCATAAAGGAGAGAAAG GAGGAATTGCTGATACAGCAACTAGAGTATTCAAGGAGACAG GAGGAGAGGTCCGCGCTGGAGTGTGAGACCTTACGCAGACAGG TAGAAGAGCTCCATGGGTTATTTCCTATAAGTGCTAGTTTACCGCCACCTTATCTTGAATACCATCATCCATTGGAAAAGAAGTATCCAATTTTAAAAGAGAGTGAGGAGAGTCTGGACTCGGACACAGCATGTGTAGATGGAGTAGACAATGAAGATTCCAACACAACCTTGCAATTggg GCTTCCCACTATTGGTCGAAAGCGAAAGAAAACTGAGCAGGAATCTCCTTCAAGCAATTCAGAGAATCAAGTTGGCTCAAAGTGA